TGCTTTGAATTCCAGCATCTGAAACTCAACCGACTGTCACGTGGGCGAAAAAAGAGGGCGGCTGACGAATCAGCCGCCCTCGGAGCCGTCGACTCAAACTAAGCAATGCACAGCAGGACTAGCTCCCGCTGCCGCTGCCACTGCCGCTACCGGAAATGGTGGCACCGCTCGGATTGATGTCATTCGGGATGGTGCTGTTCGTGGTGTCGAAACCCGACTCGGTGAAGATCACCGTGTAGGCGCCGTAACCCGACGATGAACCGCTACGCGTCAAGGTCGAGCTCCACGAGTTCTCGAGGCTGCCCGTGCTGCCCGCAACGGGATCGGCAACGGTGAAATATTGGGGGGCGGGAAAGCTGATGTCGA
The sequence above is drawn from the Pirellulales bacterium genome and encodes:
- a CDS encoding type II secretion system protein, producing MRRRPSSELSRGGFTLVELAVVIVIIGVLASFGVPRFLKSVERSKAAEAFNYLSAVRDSQERYQSQNGTYASAILNLDISFPAPQYFTVADPVAGSTGSLENSWSSTLTRSGSSSGYGAYTVIFTESGFDTTNSTIPNDINPSGATISGSGSGSGSGS